A region from the Musa acuminata AAA Group cultivar baxijiao chromosome BXJ1-10, Cavendish_Baxijiao_AAA, whole genome shotgun sequence genome encodes:
- the LOC103968570 gene encoding eukaryotic translation initiation factor 6-2, producing the protein MATRIQFENSCEVGVFSKLTNAYCLVAIGGSENFYSMFEAELADVIPVVKTSIAGTRIIGRLCAGNKNGLLLPHTTTDQELQHLRNSLPDQVVVQRIEERLSALGNCIACNDHVALTHPDLDRETEELIADVLGVEVFRQTIAGNILVGSYCAISNRGGLVHPHTSIEDLDELSTLLQVPLVAGTVNRGSEVIAAGMTVNDWTAFCGSDTTATELSVIESVFKLREARPSSIVDEMRKSLIDSYV; encoded by the exons ATGGCTACTC GTATTCAATTTGAGAACTCTTGTGAAGTTGGGGTTTTCTCAAAGCTGACCAATGCCTATTGTTTGGTTGCGATTGGAGGATCAGAAAACTTCTACAG CATGTTTGAAGCCGAGTTGGCTGATGTTATCCCTGTGGTGAAGACCTCTATAGCAGGCACTAGAATAATTGGGCGACTTTGTGCTG GAAATAAAAATGGGCTTCTCTTGCCTCACACCACGACGGACCAAG AGCTCCAACATCTGAGGAATAGTCTACCTGATCAAGTGGTTGTTCAAAGAATAGAGGAAAGACTATCTGCTTTAGGCAATTGCATTGCTTGCAACGATCATGTTGCTCTCACACACCCTGATCTGGACAGG GAAACTGAAGAGCTCATCGCCGATGTACTTGGAGTAGAAGTATTCAGGCAGACAATTGCTGGGAATATACTGGTTGGCAGTTATTGTGCAATTTCGAACAGAGGGGGTCTG GTTCACCCGCATACATCCATTGAAGACCTCGACGAGCTCTCCACTCTTCTCCAAGTCCCACTCGTTGCCGGAACAGTGAACCGAGGCAGTGAGGTAATTGCTGCTGGTATGACTGTGAACGACTGGACAGCCTTCTGTGGATCCGACACCACTGCAACTGAGCTCTCTGTCATTGAGAGCGTTTTCAAACTAAGAGAAGCCCGGCCAAGCTCTATCGTTGATGAGATGAGGAAGTCACTCATCGACAGTTATGTTTAG
- the LOC103968569 gene encoding eukaryotic translation initiation factor 5A-2, producing MSDEEHHFESKADAGASKTYPQQAGTIRKNGYIVIKGRPCKVVEVSTSKTGKHGHAKCHFVAIDIFNAKKLEDIVPSSHNCDVPHVTRTDYQLIDISEDGFVSLLTESGNTKDDLKLPTDENLLAQLKDGFAEGKDLVVTVMSAMGEEQICALKDIGPK from the exons ATGTCGGATGAAGAGCATCATTTCGAGTCCAAGGCCGACGCTGGAGCGTCCAAGACCTACCCGCAACAGGCTGGGACGATCCGGAAGAATGGGTACATCGTGATCAAGGGGAGACCATGCAAG GTTGTTGAAGTTTCAACCTCCAAGACTGGGAAGCATGGCCACGCAAAATGTCACTTTGTTGCCATAGACATCTTTAATGCAAAAAAACTTGAGGATATCGTGCCATCCTCCCACAACTGTGAT GTTCCTCATGTTACTCGCACTGATTATCAACTGATCGACATATCTGAAGATGGTTTT GTGAGTCTTTTGACTGAGAGTGGCAACACCAAAGATGATCTGAAACTCCCAACTGATGAAAATTTGCTCGCTCAG CTCAAGGATGGGTTTGCTGAGGGGAAGGATCTGGTTGTTACTGTGATGTCTGCAATGGGTGAAGAACAGATCTGTGCTCTGAAGGACATTGGCCCCAAGTAA
- the LOC135595867 gene encoding UDP-glucose 6-dehydrogenase 4-like, with product MVKICCIGAGYVGGPTMAVIALKCPSIEVVVVDISASRIAAWNSDQLPIYEPGLDDVVKQCRGKNLFFSTNVEVHVAEADIIFVSVNTPTKTRGLGAGKAADLTYWESAARMIADVSRSDKIVVEKSTVPVKTAEAIEKILTHNSKGVNYQILSNPEFLAEGTAIQDLFTPDRVLIGGRETPEGRRAVQTLKDVYAHWVPEDRILTTNLWSAELSKLAANAFLAQRISSVNAISALCEATGANVSEVAFAVGKDSRIGPKFLNASVGFGGSCFQKDILNLVYICECNGLPEVANYWRQVIKINDYQKSRFVNRVVSSMFNTVSGKKIAVLGFAFKKDTGDTRETPAIDVCKGLLGDKASISIYDPQVTEEQIRRDLAMNKFDWDHPAHLQPTSPAAVKQVSVTWDAYAAAKGAHGVCILTEWDEFRELDYQRIYDNMQKPAFVFDGRNVVDAEKLRAIGFIVYAIGKPLDSWLKDMPAIA from the coding sequence ATGGTGAAGATATGCTGCATCGGAGCTGGCTATGTAGGTGGCCCGACCATGGCCGTGATCGCCCTCAAGTGCCCCTCGATCGAGGTGGTGGTCGTCGACATCTCCGCCAGCCGGATCGCTGCATGGAACAGCGATCAACTCCCCATCTACGAGCCAGGCCTCGACGACGTCGTCAAGCAGTGCCGAGGGAAGAACCTTTTCTTCAGCACTAACGTCGAAGTGCACGTCGCTGAGGCTGACATCATCTTCGTCTCCGTGAACACCCCCACCAAAACCCGCGGCCTCGGAGCGGGCAAGGCCGCCGACCTGACCTACTGGGAGAGTGCGGCCCGCATGATCGCCGACGTCTCCCGGTCCGACAAGATCGTGGTCGAGAAGTCCACGGTCCCGGTCAAGACAGCGGAGGCCATCGAGAAGATCTTGACCCACAACAGCAAGGGAGTCAACTACCAGATCCTGTCGAACCCGGAGTTCCTCGCGGAGGGCACGGCGATCCAGGATCTGTTCACGCCCGACCGAGTCCTCATCGGTGGTCGGGAGACCCCGGAGGGCCGCCGGGCTGTGCAAACGCTGAAGGATGTCTACGCCCACTGGGTACCCGAGGATCGCATTCTGACGACCAACTTGTGGTCCGCGGAGCTATCCAAGCTCGCCGCCAACGCCTTCTTGGCGCAGAGGATCTCCTCGGTCAACGCCATCTCCGCGCTCTGCGAGGCCACCGGCGCTAACGTCTCAGAGGTGGCCTTCGCCGTGGGGAAGGACTCCAGGATCGGGCCCAAGTTCTTGAACGCCAGCGTCGGGTTCGGAGGGTCCTGCTTCCAGAAAGACATCCTCAACCTGGTCTACATCTGCGAGTGCAACGGGCTGCCGGAGGTGGCCAACTACTGGAGGCAAGTCATCAAGATCAACGACTACCAGAAGAGCCGCTTCGTGAACCGGGTCGTCTCCTCCATGTTCAACACCGTGTCGGGGAAGAAGATCGCGGTTCTCGGGTTCGCCTTCAAGAAGGACACGGGGGACACACGGGAGACGCCCGCCATCGACGTCTGCAAGGGTCTGCTGGGGGACAAGGCCAGCATCAGCATCTACGACCCGCAGGTGACGGAGGAGCAGATCCGGCGTGACCTCGCCATGAACAAGTTCGACTGGGATCACCCTGCGCACCTGCAGCCGACGAGCCCGGCCGCCGTGAAGCAGGTGAGCGTGACGTGGGACGCGTACGCGGCCGCCAAGGGGGCGCACGGCGTCTGCATCTTGACGGAGTGGGACGAGTTCAGGGAGCTGGACTACCAGAGGATCTACGACAACATGCAGAAGCCGGCCTTCGTGTTCGACGGCCGCAATGTGGTGGACGCAGAGAAGCTCAGGGCAATCGGCTTCATCGTCTACGCCATCGGAAAGCCTCTGGATTCATGGCTGAAGGACATGCCCGCTATTGCCTGA